In Hyperolius riggenbachi isolate aHypRig1 chromosome 10, aHypRig1.pri, whole genome shotgun sequence, a genomic segment contains:
- the LOC137534958 gene encoding oocyte zinc finger protein XlCOF8.4-like isoform X1: MDEKRSGVTKRILDLTLEIIYLLTGESFPPVKSGDHVTIKVPPCQSLVPKRDSEQKILEVTNKIVELLTGEVPIRCQDVTVYFSMEEWQYIEGHKDLYKDTMKEIHPQFASDAIKENPPTLTSDAVKEKWPPLASPAASPKGDPVQLQLIKEESEEHLLHLNNTKRSEHAQPPSSPINEEPKTFEEEHLQTPEISTHHAPYPFLHIKVEPLSDEEESLSHAEIYEHLHIKEEPVSWEDLNTSSTDIYTPLDFEQYIAPQIKDETLSRTMMDAVPAEDQYPPSYQTYLATRPYYCFFCRENFGSAPELLRHQAGHQDLRSFVCSQCGESFPTNSLLTVHRRLHKGMRVFPCSECGKCFGCSAHLTLHQRVHTGERPFSCPECGKRFNRNAHLTVHRRIHTGERPYSCPFCAKTFNCSASLIVHRRIHTGEKPYPCTECGKPFYTNSDRMKHQRTHGGTRPYSCSDCSQSFTCRIDLLKHEKVHSAEKPYCCSVCGKRFAQKALLTLHHRTHTD, from the exons agtTTTCCTCCTGTGAAGTCTGGTGACCATGTAACCATCAAAGTTCCTCCATGTCAGTCCCTGGTACCCAAGAGAGACAGTGAACAGAAAATTCTAGAGGTCACCAACAAAATCGtcgagctgctgacaggagag gttcctatacggtgtcaggatgtcacagtctatttctccatggaggagtggcagtatatagaaggacacaaggacctctacaaggacaccatgaaGGAGATTCATCCGCAATTCGCATCAGATGCCATAAAGGAGAATCCGCCAACCCTCACATCAgatgctgtaaaggagaagtggccACCCCTCGCATCACCAG cAGCTTCGCCTAAAGGGGATCCCGTACAACTTCAACTTATTAAGGAAGAATCTGAAGAACATCTGCTACATCTTAACAACACTAAACGTTCAGAACATGCACAACCTCCATCTTCTCCTATCAACGAGGAACCCAAGACGTTTGAGGAGGAACATCTCCAAACGCCTGAAATCTCCACACATCATGCTCCATATCCATTTTTACACATTAAGGTGGAACCTCTCTCTGATGAAGAAGAAAGTTTATCACATGCTGAGATTTATGAGCATCTCCACATTAAGGAGGAACCTGTCTCCTGGGAAGACCTGAACACCTCATCAACAGACATTTATACTCCTTTGGACTTTGAACAGTATATTGCACCTCAAATTAAAGATGAAACGCTCTCCAGAACAATGATGGATGCTGTTCCTGCAGAGGACCAATACCCTCCTTCTTATCAGACATACCTTGCAACTAGGCCGTACTATTGCTTCTTCTGCCGGGAGAACTTTGGCAGTGCTCCAGAACTTCTCCGACATCAAGCTGGCCACCAGGACCTGCGTTCTTTTGTGTGTTCTCAATGTGGAGAGTCTTTTCCGACGAACTCTCTCCTCACCGTCCATCGTAGACTCCATAAAGGGATGCGGGTTTTCCCGTGTAGtgagtgtgggaagtgtttcGGCTGCAGTGCTCACCTCACTCTCCATCAGAGGGTGCACACAGGAGAGCGCCCATTCTCTTGCCCAGAGTGTGGTAAGCGCTTCAACAGAAATGCTCACCTCACCGTACACCGCCGCATCCACACAGGAGAAAGGCCTTACTCTTGTCCCTTCTGCGCCAAGACCTTCAACTGCAGCGCCAGCCTCATTGTCCATCGGCggattcacacaggagagaagccaTATCCGTGCACTGAGTGTGGCAAGCCCTTCTACACCAATTCCGACCGCATGAAGCACCAGAGAACACATGGTGGCACCAGGCCCTACTCTTGCTCAGACTGCAGCCAGAGCTTCACCTGCAGGATAGATCTCCTCAAGCATGAGAAGGTCCACTCTGCCGAGAAGCCATACTGCTGCTCAGTGTGTGGGAAACGCTTTGCCCAAAAGGCCTTGTTGACCCTTCACCACAGGACTCATACGgattaa
- the LOC137534958 gene encoding oocyte zinc finger protein XlCOF8.4-like isoform X2, translating to MDEKRSGVTKRILDLTLEIIYLLTGESFPPVKSGDHVTIKVPPCQSLVPKRDSEQKILEVTNKIVELLTGEVPIRCQDVTVYFSMEEWQYIEGHKDLYKDTMKEIHPQFASDAIKENPPTLTSDAVKEKWPPLASPASPKGDPVQLQLIKEESEEHLLHLNNTKRSEHAQPPSSPINEEPKTFEEEHLQTPEISTHHAPYPFLHIKVEPLSDEEESLSHAEIYEHLHIKEEPVSWEDLNTSSTDIYTPLDFEQYIAPQIKDETLSRTMMDAVPAEDQYPPSYQTYLATRPYYCFFCRENFGSAPELLRHQAGHQDLRSFVCSQCGESFPTNSLLTVHRRLHKGMRVFPCSECGKCFGCSAHLTLHQRVHTGERPFSCPECGKRFNRNAHLTVHRRIHTGERPYSCPFCAKTFNCSASLIVHRRIHTGEKPYPCTECGKPFYTNSDRMKHQRTHGGTRPYSCSDCSQSFTCRIDLLKHEKVHSAEKPYCCSVCGKRFAQKALLTLHHRTHTD from the exons agtTTTCCTCCTGTGAAGTCTGGTGACCATGTAACCATCAAAGTTCCTCCATGTCAGTCCCTGGTACCCAAGAGAGACAGTGAACAGAAAATTCTAGAGGTCACCAACAAAATCGtcgagctgctgacaggagag gttcctatacggtgtcaggatgtcacagtctatttctccatggaggagtggcagtatatagaaggacacaaggacctctacaaggacaccatgaaGGAGATTCATCCGCAATTCGCATCAGATGCCATAAAGGAGAATCCGCCAACCCTCACATCAgatgctgtaaaggagaagtggccACCCCTCGCATCACCAG CTTCGCCTAAAGGGGATCCCGTACAACTTCAACTTATTAAGGAAGAATCTGAAGAACATCTGCTACATCTTAACAACACTAAACGTTCAGAACATGCACAACCTCCATCTTCTCCTATCAACGAGGAACCCAAGACGTTTGAGGAGGAACATCTCCAAACGCCTGAAATCTCCACACATCATGCTCCATATCCATTTTTACACATTAAGGTGGAACCTCTCTCTGATGAAGAAGAAAGTTTATCACATGCTGAGATTTATGAGCATCTCCACATTAAGGAGGAACCTGTCTCCTGGGAAGACCTGAACACCTCATCAACAGACATTTATACTCCTTTGGACTTTGAACAGTATATTGCACCTCAAATTAAAGATGAAACGCTCTCCAGAACAATGATGGATGCTGTTCCTGCAGAGGACCAATACCCTCCTTCTTATCAGACATACCTTGCAACTAGGCCGTACTATTGCTTCTTCTGCCGGGAGAACTTTGGCAGTGCTCCAGAACTTCTCCGACATCAAGCTGGCCACCAGGACCTGCGTTCTTTTGTGTGTTCTCAATGTGGAGAGTCTTTTCCGACGAACTCTCTCCTCACCGTCCATCGTAGACTCCATAAAGGGATGCGGGTTTTCCCGTGTAGtgagtgtgggaagtgtttcGGCTGCAGTGCTCACCTCACTCTCCATCAGAGGGTGCACACAGGAGAGCGCCCATTCTCTTGCCCAGAGTGTGGTAAGCGCTTCAACAGAAATGCTCACCTCACCGTACACCGCCGCATCCACACAGGAGAAAGGCCTTACTCTTGTCCCTTCTGCGCCAAGACCTTCAACTGCAGCGCCAGCCTCATTGTCCATCGGCggattcacacaggagagaagccaTATCCGTGCACTGAGTGTGGCAAGCCCTTCTACACCAATTCCGACCGCATGAAGCACCAGAGAACACATGGTGGCACCAGGCCCTACTCTTGCTCAGACTGCAGCCAGAGCTTCACCTGCAGGATAGATCTCCTCAAGCATGAGAAGGTCCACTCTGCCGAGAAGCCATACTGCTGCTCAGTGTGTGGGAAACGCTTTGCCCAAAAGGCCTTGTTGACCCTTCACCACAGGACTCATACGgattaa